In a single window of the Notamacropus eugenii isolate mMacEug1 chromosome 4, mMacEug1.pri_v2, whole genome shotgun sequence genome:
- the LZTR1 gene encoding leucine-zipper-like transcriptional regulator 1 isoform X1, with amino-acid sequence MAAAPGGGCSGSGSGSGSVAGPAAAARPKVAPSVDFDHSCSDSVEYLTLNFGPFETVHRWRRLPPCDEFVGARRSKHTVVAYKDAIYVFGGDNGKTMLNDLLRFDVKDCSWCRAFTTGTPPAPRYHHSAVVYGSSMFVFGGYTGDIYSNSNLKNKNDLFEYKFATGQWAEWKIEGRLPVARSAHGATVYSDKLWIFAGYDGNARLNDIWTIGLQDRELTCWEEIEQSGEIPPSCCNFPVAVCRDKMFVFSGQSGAKITNNLFQFEFRDKVWTRIPTEHLLRGSPPPPQRRYGHTMVAFDRHLYVFGGAADNTLPNELHCYDVDFQTWEVIQPSPDSELPSGRLFHAAAVISDAMYIFGGTVDNNIRSGEMYRFQFSCYPKCTLHEDYGRLWESRQFSDVEFILGEKEERVRGHVAIVTARCKWLRKKIMQARERVRQKSKPEPEEGAPGVAGGKPPLPPSLLEVAIREAEAQPFEVLMQFLYTDKIKYPRKGHVHEVLLIMDVYKLALNFKLCRLEQLCLQYIEASVDLQNVLTVCENASKLQLDQLKEHCLNFVVKESHFNQVIMMKEFEHLSSSLIVEIVRRKQQPPIRAHSEQPVDIGTSLIQDMKACLEGAGTDFCDITLLLDGHPRPAHKAILAARSSYFEAMFRSFMPEDGQVNISIGEMVPSKQAFESMLRYIYYGEVNMPPEDSLYLFAAPYYYGFYNNRLQAYCRQNLEMNVTVENVLQILEAADKTQALDMKRHCLHIIVHQFTKVSKLPNLRALSQPLLVDIIESLATHISDKQCAELGSDI; translated from the exons ATGGCGGCGGCTCCGGGCGGAGGCTGCTCGGGCTCCGGCTCGGGCTCGGGCTCGGTTGCGGGACCTGCAGCGGCCGCGCGACCCAAGGTGGCCCCGAGCGTGGACTTCGACCACAGCTGCTCGGACAGCGTGGAGTACCTGACCCTGAACTTTGGCCCCTTCGAGACTGTGCACCGATGGCGCCGCCTCCCGCCCTGCGACGAGTTCGTGGGCGCGCG GCGCAGCAAACACACTGTGGTGGCCTATAAGGATGCCATCTACGTGTTTGGAGGTGACAACGG AAAGACGATGCTGAATGATCTCCTGCGCTTTGATGTCAAGGACTGCTCCTGGTGCAG GGCTTTTACCACGGGGACACCGCCAGCCCCCCGCTATCATCACTCTGCCGTTGTCTACGGGAGCAGCATGTTTGTGTTTG GTGGCTACACTGGCGACATTTACTCCAATTCCAATTTGAAGAACAAGAATGACCTGTTTGAATACAAATTTGCCACTGGGCAGTGGGCAGAGTGGAAGATTGAAGGGCG GTTACCAGTGGCAAGGTCAGCGCATGGGGCGACAGTGTACAGCGACAAGCTGTGGATCTTTGCCGGTTACGATGGTAATGCCCG GCTCAATGATATCTGGACCATTGGCCTTCAGGACCGAGAACTGACCTgctgggaggag ATCGAGCAGAGTGGTGAGATCCCACCTTCCTGCTGTAACTTCCCCGTGGCTGTCTGCAGGGACAAGATGTTTGTGTTTTCAGGGCAGAGCGGAGCCAAGATCACCAATAATCTCTTCCAGTTTGAATTCAGAGACAAAGT CTGGACCCGGATTCCCACAGAGCACTTGCTTCGGGGCTCACCGCCCCCTCCGCAGCGAAGATATGGGCACACCATGGTCGCCTTTGACCGGCACCTGTACGTGTTTGGGGGCGCGGCTGACAACACCCTCCCAAATGAGCTTCACTGCTATGATGTGGATTTCCAGACGTGGGAAGTTATTCAGCCGAGTCCTGACAGCGAG CTGCCCAGCGGGAGACTGTTCCACGCGGCCGCTGTCATTTCGGATGCCATGTACATATTTGGCGGGACGGTGGACAACAATATTCGCAGTGGTGAAATGTACAGATTCCAG TTTTCTTGTTACCCCAAATGTACGTTACATGAAGATTATGGCCGCCTGTGGGAGAGTCGCCAGTTCAGCGACGTGGAGTTCATTCTAGGAGAG AAGGAGGAGCGGGTCCGAGGACACGTTGCAATTGTCACAGCACGCTGCAAGTGGCTGCGAAAAAAGATAATGCAGGCCCGGGAGCGAGTGCGACAG AAGTCTAAGCCAGAGCCTGAGGAGGGGGCACCGGGGGTTGCAGGCGGGAAGCCTCCTCTGCCGCCTTCCCTACTGGAGGTAGCGATTCGTGAGGCCGAAGCCCAGCCCTTCGAGGTGCTCATGCAGTTCCTGTACACGGACAAGATCAAGTACCCACGCAAAG GGCATGTGCATGAGGTGCTGCTCATCATGGACGTGTACAAGCTGGCACTGAACTTCAAGCTGTGCCGCCTGGAACAGCTCTGCCTGCAGTACATAGAGGCCTCTGTGGACCTGCAGAATGTCCTCACCGTGTGCGAGAATGCCAGCAAGCTGCAACTGGACCAGCTCAAG GAACACTGCCTGAACTTTGTGGTGAAGGAGTCCCACTTCAATCAGGTGATCATGATGAAGGAGTTTGAGCACCTCTCATCCTCCCTGATTGTGGAGATCGTGCGCAGGAAACAGCAGCCGCCCATCCGGGCACACTCAGAGCAGCCGGTGGACATAG GAACTTCGCTGATCCAGGACATGAAGGCTTGCTTGGAGGGGGCAGGGACAGACTTCTGTGACATTACCCTACTCCTCGATGGTCACCCACGCCCAGCTCATAAGGCCATCCTGGCCGCCCGCTCCAG TTACTTTGAAGCCATGTTCCGGTCCTTCATGCCTGAAGACGGTCAAGTCAACATCTCCATTGGGGAAATGGTGCCCAGCAAGCAGGCATTTGAGTCCATGCTCCGTTACATCTACTATGGGGAAGTGAACATGCCCCCCGAGGACTCTCT CTATCTCTTTGCAGCCCCTTATTACTATGGCTTCTACAATAACCGGCTCCAGGCCTACTGTCGGCAGAATTTGGAAATGAACGTGACGGTGGAGAATGTGCTCCAG atTTTAGAGGCTGCTGACAAGACCCAGGCCCTGGACATGAAGAGGCATTGCCTTCACATCATCGTGCACCAGTTCACCAAG GTCTCCAAGCTGCCCAACCTGCGGGCACTGAGTCAGCCGCTTCTCGTGGACATCATTGAGTCTCTGGCCACCCACATCTCTGACAAGCAGTGTGCTGAGCTCGGCTCTGACATCTGA
- the LZTR1 gene encoding leucine-zipper-like transcriptional regulator 1 isoform X2: protein MLNDLLRFDVKDCSWCRAFTTGTPPAPRYHHSAVVYGSSMFVFGGYTGDIYSNSNLKNKNDLFEYKFATGQWAEWKIEGRLPVARSAHGATVYSDKLWIFAGYDGNARLNDIWTIGLQDRELTCWEEIEQSGEIPPSCCNFPVAVCRDKMFVFSGQSGAKITNNLFQFEFRDKVWTRIPTEHLLRGSPPPPQRRYGHTMVAFDRHLYVFGGAADNTLPNELHCYDVDFQTWEVIQPSPDSELPSGRLFHAAAVISDAMYIFGGTVDNNIRSGEMYRFQFSCYPKCTLHEDYGRLWESRQFSDVEFILGEKEERVRGHVAIVTARCKWLRKKIMQARERVRQKSKPEPEEGAPGVAGGKPPLPPSLLEVAIREAEAQPFEVLMQFLYTDKIKYPRKGHVHEVLLIMDVYKLALNFKLCRLEQLCLQYIEASVDLQNVLTVCENASKLQLDQLKEHCLNFVVKESHFNQVIMMKEFEHLSSSLIVEIVRRKQQPPIRAHSEQPVDIGTSLIQDMKACLEGAGTDFCDITLLLDGHPRPAHKAILAARSSYFEAMFRSFMPEDGQVNISIGEMVPSKQAFESMLRYIYYGEVNMPPEDSLYLFAAPYYYGFYNNRLQAYCRQNLEMNVTVENVLQILEAADKTQALDMKRHCLHIIVHQFTKVSKLPNLRALSQPLLVDIIESLATHISDKQCAELGSDI, encoded by the exons ATGCTGAATGATCTCCTGCGCTTTGATGTCAAGGACTGCTCCTGGTGCAG GGCTTTTACCACGGGGACACCGCCAGCCCCCCGCTATCATCACTCTGCCGTTGTCTACGGGAGCAGCATGTTTGTGTTTG GTGGCTACACTGGCGACATTTACTCCAATTCCAATTTGAAGAACAAGAATGACCTGTTTGAATACAAATTTGCCACTGGGCAGTGGGCAGAGTGGAAGATTGAAGGGCG GTTACCAGTGGCAAGGTCAGCGCATGGGGCGACAGTGTACAGCGACAAGCTGTGGATCTTTGCCGGTTACGATGGTAATGCCCG GCTCAATGATATCTGGACCATTGGCCTTCAGGACCGAGAACTGACCTgctgggaggag ATCGAGCAGAGTGGTGAGATCCCACCTTCCTGCTGTAACTTCCCCGTGGCTGTCTGCAGGGACAAGATGTTTGTGTTTTCAGGGCAGAGCGGAGCCAAGATCACCAATAATCTCTTCCAGTTTGAATTCAGAGACAAAGT CTGGACCCGGATTCCCACAGAGCACTTGCTTCGGGGCTCACCGCCCCCTCCGCAGCGAAGATATGGGCACACCATGGTCGCCTTTGACCGGCACCTGTACGTGTTTGGGGGCGCGGCTGACAACACCCTCCCAAATGAGCTTCACTGCTATGATGTGGATTTCCAGACGTGGGAAGTTATTCAGCCGAGTCCTGACAGCGAG CTGCCCAGCGGGAGACTGTTCCACGCGGCCGCTGTCATTTCGGATGCCATGTACATATTTGGCGGGACGGTGGACAACAATATTCGCAGTGGTGAAATGTACAGATTCCAG TTTTCTTGTTACCCCAAATGTACGTTACATGAAGATTATGGCCGCCTGTGGGAGAGTCGCCAGTTCAGCGACGTGGAGTTCATTCTAGGAGAG AAGGAGGAGCGGGTCCGAGGACACGTTGCAATTGTCACAGCACGCTGCAAGTGGCTGCGAAAAAAGATAATGCAGGCCCGGGAGCGAGTGCGACAG AAGTCTAAGCCAGAGCCTGAGGAGGGGGCACCGGGGGTTGCAGGCGGGAAGCCTCCTCTGCCGCCTTCCCTACTGGAGGTAGCGATTCGTGAGGCCGAAGCCCAGCCCTTCGAGGTGCTCATGCAGTTCCTGTACACGGACAAGATCAAGTACCCACGCAAAG GGCATGTGCATGAGGTGCTGCTCATCATGGACGTGTACAAGCTGGCACTGAACTTCAAGCTGTGCCGCCTGGAACAGCTCTGCCTGCAGTACATAGAGGCCTCTGTGGACCTGCAGAATGTCCTCACCGTGTGCGAGAATGCCAGCAAGCTGCAACTGGACCAGCTCAAG GAACACTGCCTGAACTTTGTGGTGAAGGAGTCCCACTTCAATCAGGTGATCATGATGAAGGAGTTTGAGCACCTCTCATCCTCCCTGATTGTGGAGATCGTGCGCAGGAAACAGCAGCCGCCCATCCGGGCACACTCAGAGCAGCCGGTGGACATAG GAACTTCGCTGATCCAGGACATGAAGGCTTGCTTGGAGGGGGCAGGGACAGACTTCTGTGACATTACCCTACTCCTCGATGGTCACCCACGCCCAGCTCATAAGGCCATCCTGGCCGCCCGCTCCAG TTACTTTGAAGCCATGTTCCGGTCCTTCATGCCTGAAGACGGTCAAGTCAACATCTCCATTGGGGAAATGGTGCCCAGCAAGCAGGCATTTGAGTCCATGCTCCGTTACATCTACTATGGGGAAGTGAACATGCCCCCCGAGGACTCTCT CTATCTCTTTGCAGCCCCTTATTACTATGGCTTCTACAATAACCGGCTCCAGGCCTACTGTCGGCAGAATTTGGAAATGAACGTGACGGTGGAGAATGTGCTCCAG atTTTAGAGGCTGCTGACAAGACCCAGGCCCTGGACATGAAGAGGCATTGCCTTCACATCATCGTGCACCAGTTCACCAAG GTCTCCAAGCTGCCCAACCTGCGGGCACTGAGTCAGCCGCTTCTCGTGGACATCATTGAGTCTCTGGCCACCCACATCTCTGACAAGCAGTGTGCTGAGCTCGGCTCTGACATCTGA
- the LZTR1 gene encoding leucine-zipper-like transcriptional regulator 1 isoform X3, with amino-acid sequence MTCLNTNLPLGSGQSGRLKGGEWQPGAWWGRVGLLPPSCPRAVVWRLPVARSAHGATVYSDKLWIFAGYDGNARLNDIWTIGLQDRELTCWEEIEQSGEIPPSCCNFPVAVCRDKMFVFSGQSGAKITNNLFQFEFRDKVWTRIPTEHLLRGSPPPPQRRYGHTMVAFDRHLYVFGGAADNTLPNELHCYDVDFQTWEVIQPSPDSELPSGRLFHAAAVISDAMYIFGGTVDNNIRSGEMYRFQFSCYPKCTLHEDYGRLWESRQFSDVEFILGEKEERVRGHVAIVTARCKWLRKKIMQARERVRQKSKPEPEEGAPGVAGGKPPLPPSLLEVAIREAEAQPFEVLMQFLYTDKIKYPRKGHVHEVLLIMDVYKLALNFKLCRLEQLCLQYIEASVDLQNVLTVCENASKLQLDQLKEHCLNFVVKESHFNQVIMMKEFEHLSSSLIVEIVRRKQQPPIRAHSEQPVDIGTSLIQDMKACLEGAGTDFCDITLLLDGHPRPAHKAILAARSSYFEAMFRSFMPEDGQVNISIGEMVPSKQAFESMLRYIYYGEVNMPPEDSLYLFAAPYYYGFYNNRLQAYCRQNLEMNVTVENVLQILEAADKTQALDMKRHCLHIIVHQFTKVSKLPNLRALSQPLLVDIIESLATHISDKQCAELGSDI; translated from the exons ATGACCTGTTTGAATACAAATTTGCCACTGGGCAGTGGGCAGAGTGGAAGATTGAAGGGCGGTGAGTGGCAGCCTGGCGCCTGGTGGGGCAGGGTGGGCCTCCTCCCACCATCCTGCCCCAGGGCTGTTGTCTGGAG GTTACCAGTGGCAAGGTCAGCGCATGGGGCGACAGTGTACAGCGACAAGCTGTGGATCTTTGCCGGTTACGATGGTAATGCCCG GCTCAATGATATCTGGACCATTGGCCTTCAGGACCGAGAACTGACCTgctgggaggag ATCGAGCAGAGTGGTGAGATCCCACCTTCCTGCTGTAACTTCCCCGTGGCTGTCTGCAGGGACAAGATGTTTGTGTTTTCAGGGCAGAGCGGAGCCAAGATCACCAATAATCTCTTCCAGTTTGAATTCAGAGACAAAGT CTGGACCCGGATTCCCACAGAGCACTTGCTTCGGGGCTCACCGCCCCCTCCGCAGCGAAGATATGGGCACACCATGGTCGCCTTTGACCGGCACCTGTACGTGTTTGGGGGCGCGGCTGACAACACCCTCCCAAATGAGCTTCACTGCTATGATGTGGATTTCCAGACGTGGGAAGTTATTCAGCCGAGTCCTGACAGCGAG CTGCCCAGCGGGAGACTGTTCCACGCGGCCGCTGTCATTTCGGATGCCATGTACATATTTGGCGGGACGGTGGACAACAATATTCGCAGTGGTGAAATGTACAGATTCCAG TTTTCTTGTTACCCCAAATGTACGTTACATGAAGATTATGGCCGCCTGTGGGAGAGTCGCCAGTTCAGCGACGTGGAGTTCATTCTAGGAGAG AAGGAGGAGCGGGTCCGAGGACACGTTGCAATTGTCACAGCACGCTGCAAGTGGCTGCGAAAAAAGATAATGCAGGCCCGGGAGCGAGTGCGACAG AAGTCTAAGCCAGAGCCTGAGGAGGGGGCACCGGGGGTTGCAGGCGGGAAGCCTCCTCTGCCGCCTTCCCTACTGGAGGTAGCGATTCGTGAGGCCGAAGCCCAGCCCTTCGAGGTGCTCATGCAGTTCCTGTACACGGACAAGATCAAGTACCCACGCAAAG GGCATGTGCATGAGGTGCTGCTCATCATGGACGTGTACAAGCTGGCACTGAACTTCAAGCTGTGCCGCCTGGAACAGCTCTGCCTGCAGTACATAGAGGCCTCTGTGGACCTGCAGAATGTCCTCACCGTGTGCGAGAATGCCAGCAAGCTGCAACTGGACCAGCTCAAG GAACACTGCCTGAACTTTGTGGTGAAGGAGTCCCACTTCAATCAGGTGATCATGATGAAGGAGTTTGAGCACCTCTCATCCTCCCTGATTGTGGAGATCGTGCGCAGGAAACAGCAGCCGCCCATCCGGGCACACTCAGAGCAGCCGGTGGACATAG GAACTTCGCTGATCCAGGACATGAAGGCTTGCTTGGAGGGGGCAGGGACAGACTTCTGTGACATTACCCTACTCCTCGATGGTCACCCACGCCCAGCTCATAAGGCCATCCTGGCCGCCCGCTCCAG TTACTTTGAAGCCATGTTCCGGTCCTTCATGCCTGAAGACGGTCAAGTCAACATCTCCATTGGGGAAATGGTGCCCAGCAAGCAGGCATTTGAGTCCATGCTCCGTTACATCTACTATGGGGAAGTGAACATGCCCCCCGAGGACTCTCT CTATCTCTTTGCAGCCCCTTATTACTATGGCTTCTACAATAACCGGCTCCAGGCCTACTGTCGGCAGAATTTGGAAATGAACGTGACGGTGGAGAATGTGCTCCAG atTTTAGAGGCTGCTGACAAGACCCAGGCCCTGGACATGAAGAGGCATTGCCTTCACATCATCGTGCACCAGTTCACCAAG GTCTCCAAGCTGCCCAACCTGCGGGCACTGAGTCAGCCGCTTCTCGTGGACATCATTGAGTCTCTGGCCACCCACATCTCTGACAAGCAGTGTGCTGAGCTCGGCTCTGACATCTGA
- the THAP7 gene encoding THAP domain-containing protein 7 isoform X2 — protein sequence MPRHCSAAGCCTRDTRETRTRGISFHRLPKKDNPRRGLWLANCRRLDPSGQGLWDPASEYIYFCSKHFEESCFELVGISGYHRLKEGAVPTIFDSFSKLRRPPKARAHGYPPGSPDLARLRRRRRRCQAGRAPPAPADTSLADGPAPADVPCFPGEEPPPEGPPLSLPALPPSPAPSGLVSPFSDLLEPLEPHGDAASCGSPPSPERGPSPSSAARPVSPSAYMLRLPPPAGAYIQSEHSYQVGSALLWKRRAEAALDALDKAQRQLQACKRREQRLRLRIARLQQERARDKRGQAERRALEPQ from the exons ATGCCCCGGCACTGCTCGGCCGCGGGCTGCTGCACCCGCGACACGCGTGAGACCCGAACCCGCGGGATCTCCTTCCACAG GCTGCCCAAGAAGGACAACCCTCGGCGCGGACTGTGGCTGGCCAACTGCCGGCGGCTGGACCCCAGCGGGCAGGGGCTGTGGGACCCCGCGTCCGAGTACATCTACTTCTGCTCCAAGCACTTTGAGGAGAGCTGCTTCGAGCTGGTGGGGATCAG CGGGTACCATCGGCTGAAGGAGGGAGCCGTGCCCACCATCTTCGACTCCTTCTCCAAGCTGCGGCGGCCGCCCAAGGCCAGGGCGCACGGCTACCCCCCGGGCTCCCCTGACCTGGCCCGGCTCCGGAGGCGCAGGCGCCG CTGCCAGGCCGGGAGGGCACCCCCTGCCCCCGCAGACACCTCCCTGGCGGACGGGCCCGCCCCCGCAGACGTCCCCTGCTTCCCTGGGGAGGAGCCGCCCCCCGAAGGCCCCCCGCTGAGCCTGCCAGCCCTGCCTCCGTCGCCGGCCCCCAGCGGCCTCGTCAGCCCCTTCTCCGACCTCCTGGAGCCGCTGGAGCCCCACGGGGACGCAGCCAGCTGCGGGAGCCCGCCGTCCCCCGAGCGGGGGCCCTCGCCCTCGTCGGCCGCCCGGCCCGTGTCGCCCTCGGCCTACATGCTGCGCCTGCCGCCGCCGGCCGGGGCCTACATCCAGAGCGAGCACAGCTACCAGGTGGGCAGCGCGCTGCTGTGGAAGCGGCGGGCCGAGGCCGCCCTGGACGCGCTGGACAAGGCCCAGCGCCAGCTGCAGGCCTGCAAGCGGCGGGAGCAGCGGCTGCGCCTGCGCATCGCCCGGCTGCAGCAGGAGCGGGCCCGGGACAAGCGGGGCCAGGCGGAGCGGCGGGCCCTGGAGCCGCAGTGA
- the THAP7 gene encoding THAP domain-containing protein 7 isoform X1, translated as MMGGAGPAPRLGPGPFSLTTWPLRPRPWPSLGVSSPASEPLPWLSLCPGCPSFACPLSVHPSDPPQTDQPHSSVCPPWAAGAAVALMSHMRPQGGGTQLEEPQCRPHRPAVRPGGGLGSPALLRAAGGAPLRLPKKDNPRRGLWLANCRRLDPSGQGLWDPASEYIYFCSKHFEESCFELVGISGYHRLKEGAVPTIFDSFSKLRRPPKARAHGYPPGSPDLARLRRRRRRCQAGRAPPAPADTSLADGPAPADVPCFPGEEPPPEGPPLSLPALPPSPAPSGLVSPFSDLLEPLEPHGDAASCGSPPSPERGPSPSSAARPVSPSAYMLRLPPPAGAYIQSEHSYQVGSALLWKRRAEAALDALDKAQRQLQACKRREQRLRLRIARLQQERARDKRGQAERRALEPQ; from the exons ATGATGGGGGGGGCGGGGCCCGCACCAAGACTTGGCCCAGGGCCCTTCTCTTTGACCACGTGGCCGCTCAGACCCCGCCCTTGGCCTTCCCTGGGTGTTTCATCTCCAGCCTCCGAGCCTTTGCCTTGGCTGagcctttgccctggctgtcccAGTTTTGCATGCCCGCTCTCCGTCCACCCGTCTGACCCCCCCCAGACGGACCAACCCCATAGCTCGGTCTGTCCACCCTGGGCAGCGGGCGCCGCTGTCGCCCTCATGTCACATATGAGGCCGCAGGGCGGGGGCACGCAGCTGGAGGAGCCCCAGTGCAGACCCCATCGCCCTGCTGTGCGCCCCGGGGGTGGGCTGGGGAGCCCCGCCCTGCTAAGGGCTGCGGGCGGGGCTCCCCTCAGGCTGCCCAAGAAGGACAACCCTCGGCGCGGACTGTGGCTGGCCAACTGCCGGCGGCTGGACCCCAGCGGGCAGGGGCTGTGGGACCCCGCGTCCGAGTACATCTACTTCTGCTCCAAGCACTTTGAGGAGAGCTGCTTCGAGCTGGTGGGGATCAG CGGGTACCATCGGCTGAAGGAGGGAGCCGTGCCCACCATCTTCGACTCCTTCTCCAAGCTGCGGCGGCCGCCCAAGGCCAGGGCGCACGGCTACCCCCCGGGCTCCCCTGACCTGGCCCGGCTCCGGAGGCGCAGGCGCCG CTGCCAGGCCGGGAGGGCACCCCCTGCCCCCGCAGACACCTCCCTGGCGGACGGGCCCGCCCCCGCAGACGTCCCCTGCTTCCCTGGGGAGGAGCCGCCCCCCGAAGGCCCCCCGCTGAGCCTGCCAGCCCTGCCTCCGTCGCCGGCCCCCAGCGGCCTCGTCAGCCCCTTCTCCGACCTCCTGGAGCCGCTGGAGCCCCACGGGGACGCAGCCAGCTGCGGGAGCCCGCCGTCCCCCGAGCGGGGGCCCTCGCCCTCGTCGGCCGCCCGGCCCGTGTCGCCCTCGGCCTACATGCTGCGCCTGCCGCCGCCGGCCGGGGCCTACATCCAGAGCGAGCACAGCTACCAGGTGGGCAGCGCGCTGCTGTGGAAGCGGCGGGCCGAGGCCGCCCTGGACGCGCTGGACAAGGCCCAGCGCCAGCTGCAGGCCTGCAAGCGGCGGGAGCAGCGGCTGCGCCTGCGCATCGCCCGGCTGCAGCAGGAGCGGGCCCGGGACAAGCGGGGCCAGGCGGAGCGGCGGGCCCTGGAGCCGCAGTGA
- the LOC140498933 gene encoding tubulin alpha-3 chain — protein sequence MRECISIHVGQAGVQIGNACWELYCLEHGIQPDGQMPSDKTIGGGDDSFNTFFSETGAGKHVPRAVFVDLEPTVVDEVRTGTYRQLFHPEQLITGKEDAANNYARGHYTIGKEIVDLVLDRIRKLADLCTGLQGFLIFHSFGGGTGSGFASLLMERLSVDYGKKSKLEFAIYPAPQVSTAVVEPYNSILTTHTTLEHSDCAFMVDNEAIYDICRRNLDIERPTYTNLNRLIGQIVSSITASLRFDGALNVDLTEFQTNLVPYPRIHFPLATYAPVISAEKAYHEQLSVAEITNACFEPANQMVKCDPRHGKYMACCMLYRGDVVPKDVNAAIATIKTKRTIQFVDWCPTGFKVGINYQPPTVVPGGDLAKVQRAVCMLSNTTAIAEAWARLDHKFDLMYAKRAFVHWYVGEGMEEGEFSEAREDLAALEKDYEEVGVDSVEAEAEEGEEY from the exons ATG CGTGAGTGTATCTCCATCCATGTTGGACAGGCCGGGGTTCAAATTGGCAATGCCTGCTGGGAATTGTACTGTCTCGAGCATGGAATTCAGCCTGATGGGCAGATGCCAAGCGATAAAACCATCGGTGGTGGGGATGATTCCTTCAACACGTTCTTCAGTGAGACTGGGGCAGGCAAGCACGTGCCCAGAGCTGTGTTTGTGGACCTGGAGCCAACCGTAGTTG ATGAAGTCCGCACTGGCACGTACAGGCAGCTTTTCCATCCTGAGCAACTGATAACTGGAAAGGAGGATGCAGCCAACAACTATGCCCGAGGCCATTATACCATCGGCAAGGAGATTGTTGATCTGGTCCTTGATCGGATTCGCAAACTG gCAGATCTGTGCACCGGATTGCAGGGCTTTCTCATCTTCCATAGCTTTGGAGGAGGCACCGGCTCTGGCTTTGCTTCTCTGCTCATGGAGAGGCTCTCCGTTGACTACGGCAAGAAGTCCAAGCTTGAATTTGCCATTTACCCAGCACCCCAGGTTTCCACAGCTGTCGTGGAACCATACAACTCCATCCTCACCACTCACACGACCCTGGAACACTCCGACTGTGCCTTCATGGTCGACAATGAAGCCATATATGATATATGTCGGCGTAACCTCGATATTGAACGGCCTACGTACACCAACCTGAATCGTCTGATCGGGCAGATCGTCTCCTCTATCACAGCTTCCTTGCGCTTTGATGGGGCGCTGAATGTCGACCTGACAGAATTCCAGACCAACCTGGTGCCCTATCCACGTATCCACTTTCCCCTAGCTACCTACGCCCCTGTCATATCGGCCGAGAAGGCGTATCATGAGCAACTGTCTGTGGCAGAGATCACCAACGCCTGCTTCGAGCCCGCCAACCAGATGGTCAAGTGTGACCCCCGCCACGGCAAGTACATGGCCTGCTGTATGTTGTACCGAGGGGACGTGGTCCCTAAAGACGTGAATGCTGCAATCGCCACCATCAAGACAAAGCGTACGATTCAGTTTGTGGATTGGTGCCCCACTGGATTCAAG GTGGGCATCAATTACCAGCCCCCCACGGTAGTGCCTGGTGGTGACCTGGCCAAGGTGCAGCGGGCCGTGTGCATGCTAAGTAACACCACAGCGATCGCAGAAGCGTGGGCACGGCTGGACCACAAGTTCGACCTGATGTATGCCAAGAGGGCCTTTGTCCACTGGTATGTGGGGGAGGGCATGGAGGAAGGTGAATTCTCGGAGGCCAGAGAAGATCTGGCAGCTCTGGAAAAAGATTATGAAGAGGTGGGCGTCGACTCGGTGGAGGCAGAGGCCGAGGAAGGAGAAGAGTACTAG